In Amycolatopsis sp. EV170708-02-1, the following are encoded in one genomic region:
- a CDS encoding PaaX family transcriptional regulator C-terminal domain-containing protein, which yields MADSATPVPVVHQQKGGTRRPTLSRRREVGHASARSLLMTILGEYVLPRDQAIWTSTLVEALSVLDIEEKSARQALARSSAEGWVVSERVGRRVRWSLTPPGRRLLTEGAERIYAFGNEEKVWDDRWLMLIVSVPEAKRDLRHRLRTRLTWAGFGSPVAGVWVSPDLSRQREAQQIVQELGLDAQAMSFTAAYGDVGDQETMVARSWDLSELKDRYEDFIDRFTGLRPSGERGVLRAQTELVHEWRSFPFLDPRLPLKLLPDGWSGVRAADLFHRKHVEWRPEAQAQWDELAATSG from the coding sequence ATGGCGGACTCCGCCACCCCGGTCCCCGTCGTCCACCAGCAGAAAGGCGGTACCCGTAGGCCGACGTTGAGCAGGCGGCGGGAAGTCGGCCATGCCAGCGCGCGGTCGCTGCTGATGACGATCCTCGGCGAGTACGTCCTGCCCCGTGATCAGGCGATCTGGACGTCGACGCTGGTCGAGGCGCTGAGCGTGCTGGACATCGAAGAGAAGTCCGCGCGGCAGGCGCTGGCCCGGTCCTCCGCCGAAGGCTGGGTCGTCTCCGAACGCGTCGGCCGAAGAGTGCGCTGGTCGCTCACTCCGCCAGGCAGGCGTCTGCTGACCGAAGGCGCGGAACGGATCTACGCCTTCGGCAACGAGGAGAAGGTGTGGGACGACCGCTGGCTGATGCTGATCGTCTCGGTCCCCGAGGCGAAGCGGGATCTCCGGCACAGGTTGCGCACGCGCCTCACGTGGGCCGGGTTCGGCTCACCGGTGGCGGGCGTCTGGGTCAGCCCCGATCTCAGCCGCCAGCGGGAGGCCCAGCAGATCGTGCAGGAACTCGGCCTCGACGCGCAGGCGATGTCGTTCACCGCCGCCTACGGCGACGTCGGCGACCAGGAGACGATGGTCGCGCGCTCCTGGGACCTGAGCGAGCTCAAGGACCGCTACGAGGACTTCATCGACCGCTTCACCGGTTTGCGTCCTTCCGGTGAACGCGGCGTCCTGCGCGCGCAGACCGAGCTCGTCCACGAATGGCGCAGCTTTCCGTTCCTCGATCCACGCCTCCCGCTAAAACTTCTCCCCGACGGTTGGAGCGGCGTGCGCGCGGCGGACCTCTTCCACCGCAAGCACGTCGAATGGCGACCAGAAGCACAGGCGCAATGGGACGAACTCGCGGCGACCTCGGGCTAG
- a CDS encoding enoyl-CoA hydratase/isomerase family protein produces the protein MATSIRLDREDDLAILTIASPPLNLYTAELQRELGEAIGELEATPPRAALIRAEGKIVSGGVDVSLFDAQSSAAEAKVLFDEMLAIPDRIAALPFPTVFAAHGLCLTWAFEVAVACDIILASEKAKFGLVERVVGLTPTMGGTQRLAARAGVGRAKEFVMTGATYDAATLERWNVVNRVFPADGFDEAVRAFTIDLAQGPTRAHAATKKVLEHYEHGGVAEANAHITTIAAGLFDTEDLRGAVKSFLADGPGKATFTGR, from the coding sequence TTGGCCACCTCGATCCGCCTCGACCGTGAAGACGACCTCGCCATCTTGACCATCGCTTCGCCGCCGCTGAACCTCTACACGGCGGAGCTTCAGCGCGAGCTGGGCGAGGCGATCGGCGAACTGGAAGCCACGCCGCCGCGCGCGGCGCTGATCCGCGCCGAGGGCAAGATCGTCAGCGGCGGGGTGGACGTCTCCCTGTTCGACGCCCAGTCGAGCGCCGCCGAGGCGAAGGTGCTCTTCGACGAGATGCTGGCGATCCCCGACCGGATCGCCGCACTCCCGTTCCCCACCGTGTTCGCCGCCCACGGCCTGTGCCTCACCTGGGCGTTCGAGGTCGCGGTCGCCTGCGACATCATCCTCGCGAGCGAGAAGGCCAAATTCGGCCTGGTCGAACGGGTCGTCGGCCTGACCCCGACGATGGGCGGCACGCAGCGGCTCGCCGCCCGCGCCGGCGTCGGCCGCGCGAAGGAGTTCGTGATGACGGGCGCGACCTATGACGCCGCGACGCTCGAACGCTGGAACGTGGTCAACCGGGTGTTTCCGGCGGACGGCTTCGACGAGGCCGTGCGCGCCTTCACGATCGACCTCGCGCAGGGGCCGACGCGGGCGCACGCCGCCACCAAGAAGGTCTTGGAGCACTACGAGCACGGCGGTGTCGCCGAGGCGAACGCGCACATCACGACCATCGCCGCCGGGCTCTTCGACACCGAGGACCTGCGCGGCGCGGTGAAGTCGTTCCTCGCCGACGGCCCGGGGAAGGCGACCTTCACCGGCCGCTGA
- a CDS encoding glycosyl hydrolase family 18 protein, with translation MTLLAAGLLVAAGNPALAAGRLRAAFTLTGTTGEYTVTNPSSETVADWSITFTLPAGVTATSGSNGTVSQTGNQVTLTPAYYIKSLAPGRSTYPYSPSFRLSSAVNPTTCRIDDANCDGSGDAPPSTPANLRLVAKTTTTAALAWNAAAPGSLPVVGYDVYQGTTLAASVTGTEARITGLTPNTAYSFTVVAKDRKDAKSPPTPALAVTTNNPSDDTQAPTAPSNLRSTAVTSGSVALTWNASTDNTGVVSYDVYRGTTLATTVTGTTATVTGLSPSTSYSFTVKARDGYDNVSAASAAVSARTGDIVNGYARVGYFVQWGIYGRQFFVKNLVTNGSAAKLTHLLYAFGNIDPVNHTCLSGVTKGTTSNPQDPNQGDGAGDAEADYSRPMSAAQSVDGVGDTGWETLRGNFNQLKKLKAKYPNLKVLISLGGWTYSKYFSDVAATPASRQKFVASCIDTYLKGNVKPYGGAGGPGTAAGIFDGIDIDWEWPGSPDGHPGNHWSANDKTNLTALLAEFRTQMDAYGATTGKRYELQAFTPADPAKVKGGWEIPKIFDYLDVANVQGYDFHGSGSDNSWEPNRTGHQGNLYADADDPYNFKFSVESAINAYTEAGANPRKLTLGLAFYGRGWQGVADGGKKGEWQSATGAAPGQFAEEAGTRGYANLLASVPNCAVQHDTAAVATSCYTGNGGQWWTFDDAWSIQQKVAWLKTRGLLGVMAWEMSGDTGSLMTTVDNSLK, from the coding sequence GTGACACTCCTCGCCGCCGGGCTCCTCGTGGCCGCGGGTAATCCGGCGTTGGCGGCGGGCCGCCTCCGCGCCGCCTTCACCTTGACCGGGACCACCGGCGAGTACACCGTCACCAACCCCAGCAGCGAAACCGTCGCCGACTGGTCCATCACCTTCACCCTCCCCGCCGGCGTGACCGCCACGAGCGGCTCCAACGGCACGGTTTCCCAGACGGGCAACCAGGTCACCCTCACCCCGGCGTACTACATCAAATCCCTCGCGCCGGGCCGTTCGACCTATCCCTACAGCCCATCGTTCCGGCTGAGCTCCGCGGTCAACCCGACCACGTGCCGGATCGACGACGCCAACTGCGACGGTTCCGGCGACGCCCCGCCGTCGACCCCCGCCAACCTGCGCCTCGTGGCGAAGACGACCACGACCGCCGCGCTGGCCTGGAACGCCGCGGCTCCCGGCTCGCTGCCCGTCGTCGGCTACGACGTCTACCAGGGCACCACGCTGGCGGCCTCGGTCACCGGCACCGAAGCGAGGATCACCGGGCTGACGCCGAACACGGCCTACAGCTTCACCGTCGTCGCCAAGGACCGGAAGGACGCCAAGTCCCCGCCCACCCCGGCGCTGGCGGTGACCACCAACAACCCGAGCGACGACACCCAGGCGCCGACCGCGCCGTCGAACCTCCGCTCGACCGCGGTCACCTCGGGTTCGGTCGCACTGACGTGGAACGCGTCCACGGACAACACCGGCGTCGTCTCCTACGACGTCTACCGCGGCACGACGCTGGCCACCACGGTGACCGGGACGACCGCGACGGTGACCGGGCTTTCACCGTCCACTTCGTACTCTTTCACGGTCAAAGCCCGTGACGGGTACGACAACGTCTCCGCGGCGAGCGCGGCCGTCAGCGCTCGCACCGGCGACATCGTGAACGGGTACGCCCGGGTCGGCTATTTCGTCCAGTGGGGTATCTACGGCCGCCAGTTCTTCGTCAAGAACCTGGTGACCAACGGATCGGCCGCCAAGCTGACCCATCTGCTGTACGCCTTCGGGAACATCGACCCGGTCAACCACACCTGCCTTTCGGGTGTCACCAAGGGAACGACGTCCAACCCGCAGGACCCGAACCAGGGTGACGGCGCGGGCGACGCGGAAGCCGACTACTCGCGGCCGATGTCCGCGGCCCAGTCCGTCGACGGTGTCGGCGACACCGGCTGGGAGACGCTGCGCGGCAACTTCAACCAGCTGAAGAAGCTCAAGGCCAAGTACCCCAACCTGAAGGTGCTCATCTCCTTGGGCGGCTGGACCTACTCGAAGTACTTCTCCGACGTCGCGGCCACGCCCGCGTCGCGGCAGAAGTTCGTCGCCTCGTGCATCGACACGTACCTGAAGGGCAACGTGAAGCCGTACGGCGGCGCCGGCGGGCCGGGCACGGCCGCGGGCATCTTCGACGGTATCGACATCGACTGGGAGTGGCCTGGCAGCCCCGACGGGCACCCCGGGAACCACTGGAGCGCCAACGACAAGACGAACCTGACCGCGCTGCTGGCCGAATTCCGCACGCAGATGGACGCCTACGGCGCGACCACCGGCAAGCGGTACGAACTGCAGGCGTTCACCCCCGCCGACCCGGCGAAGGTGAAGGGCGGCTGGGAGATCCCGAAGATCTTCGACTACCTCGACGTCGCGAACGTGCAGGGCTACGACTTCCACGGCTCCGGCAGCGACAACTCGTGGGAGCCGAACCGCACCGGTCATCAGGGGAACCTCTACGCCGACGCGGACGATCCGTACAACTTCAAGTTCAGTGTGGAGTCGGCGATCAACGCCTACACCGAAGCCGGTGCCAATCCACGGAAACTGACCCTGGGGCTCGCCTTCTACGGAAGAGGCTGGCAAGGGGTCGCGGACGGCGGCAAGAAGGGTGAATGGCAGAGCGCGACGGGAGCCGCGCCAGGCCAGTTCGCCGAGGAAGCAGGTACTCGTGGCTACGCGAATCTCTTGGCCAGTGTCCCCAACTGCGCCGTCCAGCACGACACCGCGGCCGTGGCCACGTCGTGCTACACCGGCAACGGCGGGCAATGGTGGACCTTCGACGACGCCTGGTCCATCCAGCAGAAGGTCGCCTGGCTCAAGACGAGAGGACTGCTCGGGGTCATGGCCTGGGAGATGTCCGGTGACACCGGATCCCTCATGACCACAGTGGACAACTCGCTGAAGTGA
- a CDS encoding SDR family NAD(P)-dependent oxidoreductase, which translates to MTTSCAIVSGATSGIGAATAARLGAAGHTIVGIDITGQPGLRHSVVGDVSEEDTWRRAVELAEETCGGVDVLVSNAFTSVMAPLHELGRKDWDRQLDVNLAGAYLGAKACLPSLRERRGSIVLVSSVHAMIGLPGRPAYAASKGALVALARQLAVEYAPDVRVNSVLPGPIRTPAWDKVDEADRARAVKATPAGRLGEPAEVAEVIAFLASSAASYVTGTQLVVDGGWSATKDSV; encoded by the coding sequence TTGACCACATCCTGCGCGATCGTTTCGGGAGCGACGTCCGGTATCGGCGCGGCGACCGCCGCCCGCTTGGGCGCGGCGGGCCACACCATCGTCGGCATCGACATCACCGGGCAGCCCGGACTCCGGCACAGCGTCGTCGGCGACGTGTCCGAGGAGGACACGTGGCGCCGGGCCGTCGAGCTGGCGGAAGAGACGTGCGGCGGGGTCGACGTCCTGGTCAGCAACGCGTTCACCTCGGTGATGGCGCCGCTGCACGAGCTCGGCAGGAAGGACTGGGACCGCCAGCTGGACGTCAATCTGGCGGGCGCGTATCTCGGCGCCAAGGCCTGCCTGCCGTCGTTGCGGGAGCGGCGAGGATCGATCGTCCTGGTCTCCTCGGTGCACGCCATGATCGGCCTGCCCGGGCGTCCCGCCTACGCGGCGAGCAAGGGAGCTTTGGTGGCGCTCGCCCGTCAGCTGGCCGTGGAGTACGCGCCCGACGTCCGCGTGAACTCCGTGCTGCCCGGCCCGATCCGCACGCCGGCCTGGGACAAGGTGGACGAGGCCGATCGCGCTCGCGCGGTCAAGGCCACCCCGGCGGGGAGGCTCGGGGAGCCCGCCGAGGTGGCCGAGGTGATCGCGTTCCTGGCCTCGTCCGCGGCCTCGTACGTCACGGGGACGCAACTGGTGGTCGACGGCGGCTGGTCCGCGACCAAGGACTCGGTGTAG
- a CDS encoding lactonase family protein, with product MTSANDDRTLLIVGSYTAASNGSGEGIGTFWRDARTGELTPAGSLELDSPSWLTPHPTLPVLYAVNETAEGAVTAVAVAEDGTLSALNSLPTGGADPCHLSVTPDGRFLLCANYSGGSLAAFALGPDGVPTVRTALVQHEGSGPNTERQEAAHVHMAVVDETGTLVSAVDLGTDEIRGYRLGEDGELIPLSVSTLPAGTGPRQLVRRPGTSHAYVVGELAASLVTVREEPPGTFVVENSVPATLEPGGENLPAQLVLHDNRLFLSNRGPERITEFTFDGVAVADHGTGEWPRHFSVVGEHCYVAAQSGDAIEAYERATWRLIGSYPVGSPAFVGLWPH from the coding sequence GTGACTTCTGCGAACGACGACCGGACTCTGCTCATCGTCGGCTCCTACACGGCCGCGAGCAACGGCAGCGGCGAGGGCATCGGCACGTTCTGGCGCGACGCCCGGACCGGGGAGCTGACCCCGGCGGGCTCGCTCGAACTGGATTCGCCGAGCTGGCTGACACCGCATCCCACTCTTCCGGTGCTCTACGCCGTCAACGAGACGGCCGAAGGCGCGGTCACCGCCGTGGCGGTCGCCGAAGACGGGACCCTGTCGGCCTTGAACTCGCTGCCGACCGGCGGGGCGGATCCGTGCCATCTGTCGGTCACCCCGGATGGCCGGTTCCTGCTGTGCGCCAACTACAGCGGCGGCAGCCTGGCCGCGTTCGCGCTGGGCCCGGACGGGGTGCCCACCGTGCGGACCGCGCTGGTCCAGCACGAAGGCAGCGGCCCGAACACCGAACGGCAGGAAGCCGCGCACGTCCACATGGCCGTCGTCGACGAGACCGGCACGCTGGTCAGCGCGGTCGATCTGGGCACCGACGAGATCCGCGGCTACCGGCTCGGCGAGGATGGCGAACTGATCCCCTTGTCGGTGTCGACGCTGCCCGCCGGGACCGGGCCACGGCAACTGGTCCGGCGTCCCGGTACGAGCCACGCGTACGTCGTCGGCGAACTGGCCGCGTCGCTGGTGACGGTGCGCGAAGAGCCGCCGGGCACGTTCGTCGTGGAGAACTCCGTTCCGGCGACGCTCGAACCGGGCGGCGAGAACCTCCCGGCGCAGCTCGTCCTGCACGACAACCGGCTGTTCCTGTCGAACCGGGGCCCCGAAAGGATCACGGAGTTCACTTTCGACGGTGTGGCCGTGGCCGACCACGGCACCGGCGAATGGCCACGGCACTTCTCCGTCGTCGGCGAGCATTGTTATGTCGCGGCGCAGAGCGGTGACGCGATCGAGGCCTACGAACGCGCGACCTGGCGCCTGATCGGCAGTTATCCGGTCGGAAGCCCGGCCTTCGTCGGCCTGTGGCCGCATTGA
- a CDS encoding alginate lyase family protein, whose product MSLPRKLLTLATLVPLALGLFSAPAQAAPATFTHPGVLVSRPQLDFVRAKVQAGAQPWKQAYDAMMSSSYASLSRSPKPRAIVECGSYSNPNIGCTDERQDAIAAYSLSLAWYITRDAKYATKAIEIMDAWSAVLKDHTNSNAPLQSAWSASSWPRAAEIIKHTYTSWPNSGRFGTMLRNVYLPEVINGSHSNGNWELSMTEAAIGIAVFLDDKTTYDKAVAKFRTRVPAYLYLTSDGALPKTAPGSGLDTRDKIVKYWQGQTTFVNGLSQETCRDFTHTGYGLAAIADFAETTRIQGQDLYPEIADRLREGLGFHAKYQMGAAVPSWLCGGSLKLGLGPITEVGYNHLHTRLGHTMSNTEALTLRQRPAGTNSLFVAWQTLTHAGNPQ is encoded by the coding sequence ATGTCCCTACCGAGGAAACTGCTCACCCTGGCCACGCTCGTCCCGTTGGCACTAGGCCTTTTCAGTGCTCCCGCACAGGCCGCACCCGCCACTTTCACCCATCCCGGCGTGCTGGTCAGCCGCCCGCAACTGGACTTCGTCCGCGCCAAGGTGCAGGCCGGCGCGCAACCCTGGAAACAGGCCTACGACGCGATGATGTCGAGTTCATACGCCTCGCTGTCCCGGTCACCGAAACCACGCGCCATCGTCGAATGCGGTTCCTATTCGAACCCGAACATCGGCTGTACCGATGAACGGCAAGACGCGATCGCCGCGTATTCCCTTTCGCTGGCGTGGTACATCACGCGCGACGCGAAATACGCGACCAAGGCGATCGAGATCATGGACGCCTGGTCCGCGGTGTTGAAGGATCACACGAACAGCAACGCTCCCCTGCAATCGGCGTGGTCGGCCTCCTCGTGGCCGCGCGCCGCGGAGATCATCAAACACACCTACACGAGCTGGCCGAACTCCGGCCGCTTCGGCACCATGCTCCGGAACGTGTACCTGCCCGAGGTGATCAACGGCAGTCACAGCAACGGGAACTGGGAACTCAGCATGACCGAGGCCGCGATCGGCATCGCCGTGTTCCTCGACGACAAGACGACCTACGACAAGGCCGTCGCGAAGTTCCGCACCCGCGTCCCCGCCTACCTCTACCTGACCAGCGACGGCGCGCTCCCGAAGACCGCGCCCGGCAGCGGCCTGGACACCCGCGACAAGATCGTGAAGTACTGGCAAGGCCAGACGACGTTCGTCAACGGCCTCTCGCAGGAGACCTGCCGCGACTTCACCCATACCGGCTACGGTCTCGCCGCCATCGCGGACTTCGCCGAGACCACCCGCATCCAGGGCCAGGACCTCTACCCCGAGATCGCCGACCGCCTCCGCGAAGGCCTCGGCTTCCACGCGAAGTACCAGATGGGTGCCGCCGTCCCGTCGTGGCTGTGCGGCGGCAGCCTGAAGCTCGGCCTCGGCCCGATCACCGAGGTCGGATACAACCACCTCCACACCCGCCTCGGGCACACCATGAGCAACACCGAGGCCCTCACCCTGCGCCAACGCCCGGCGGGCACCAACAGCCTGTTCGTCGCCTGGCAGACCCTCACGCACGCCGGCAACCCTCAGTGA